The Arachis hypogaea cultivar Tifrunner chromosome 16, arahy.Tifrunner.gnm2.J5K5, whole genome shotgun sequence genome contains a region encoding:
- the LOC112755903 gene encoding outer envelope membrane protein 7, translating into MGKAKDAVVVVGALALAWAAIELALKPFLSKARSDIDKSDPARDPDDDAVPPAEPKPLDPPAPPAPDA; encoded by the coding sequence atgggaaAGGCGAAAGATGCGGTGGTGGTTGTTGGAGCCCTAGCGTTGGCGTGGGCCGCCATAGAGCTGGCCCTGAAGCCGTTCCTGAGCAAGGCCCGGTCCGACATAGACAAATCCGACCCGGCTCGAGACCCCGACGATGACGCCGTTCCTCCGGCCGAACCCAAACCCCTGGATCCCCCTGCTCCACCTGCACCTGACGCTTGA
- the LOC112755902 gene encoding small nuclear ribonucleoprotein SmD1b, protein MKLVRFLMKLNNETVSIELKNGTIVHGTITGVDISMNTHLKTVKLTLKGKNPVTLDHLSVRGNNIRYYILPDSLNLETLLVEETPRVKPKKPTAGKPLGRGRGRGRGRGRGRGR, encoded by the exons ATGAAGCTCGTTAG GTTTCTCATGAAGTTGAACAACGAAACCGTTTCAATCGAGCTCAAGAACGGTACTATTGTCCACGGCACTATCACAG GTGTTGATATCAGTATGAATACACATTTGAAAACCGTTAAACTAACCCTGAAAGGGAAAAACCCAGTGACTCTGGATCATCTTAGTGTGAGAGGCAACAACATTCGTTATTACATCCTTCCAGACAGCTTGAATCTCGAGACTTTACTAGTTGAAGAGACTCCAAGAGTCAAGCCCAAGAAGCCAACTGCTG GGAAGCCGTTGGGGAGAGGAAGGGGAAGAGGACGTGGGCGTGGACGTGGTCGTGGCCGTTAA